A DNA window from Anastrepha obliqua isolate idAnaObli1 chromosome 5, idAnaObli1_1.0, whole genome shotgun sequence contains the following coding sequences:
- the LOC129247728 gene encoding uncharacterized protein LOC129247728, with protein MGAPELPGDPGEEDIHAIQSNVHHPPVPSDDSDNEMNTADAYAGYQPLPMGDDVIDTSMDDNISMDDDSEETLQIADGESACGNGAPTNLPAVESADAEIERQVWNEPRPKELQLELDNTKTTQILNVMANITLPNAVVPDWAAGVPEERWKEELLQRIRQREESSAGITEERSA; from the exons ATGGGCGCACCCGAATTACCAGGCGATCCTGGAGAGGAAGATATTCACGCGATACAGTCAAATGTACATCATCCTCCAGTGCCTAGCGACGATAGTGATAATGAAATGAACACTGCGGATGCTTACGCTGGCTACCAACCGTTACCCATGGGTGACGATGTCATTGACACATCAATGGATGATAACATTTCTATGGACGATGATTCCGAAGAAACATTACAAATCGCTGATGGTGAAAGTGCTTGTGGAAATGGTGCGCCTACAAATTTGCCAGCGGTAGAGAGTGCCGATGCTGAAATTGAAAGACAGGTGTGGAATGAACCGCGGCCTAAAGAGTTGCAATTGGAATTAGACAATACAAAAACCACGCAG ATCTTAAATGTCATGGCAAATATAACACTACCGAATGCTGTGGTGCCGGATTGGGCTGCGGGTGTGCCGGAAGAACGTTGGAAAGAGGAACTATTGCAACGTATACGTCAACGTGAGGAATCGAGTGCTGGGATTACTGAAGAAAGGAGTGCCTAA